The window TTGGTCTTGGGATGCAGTGGATAAGATAACCCATTCATCACATAGGGCCTATATATGAGCAATACATCCGGCATACTGATTATGATAATGGCCCTTGCAAGTTAAAATTTCACTACAGCAACGTCCATTGGTGAATCGTCCAGCCAATCTCAGTTCAAGCCATTTAATTGTGGCAGTCTATGAGCTGAGGTCAGGAATATGAATAGGATGACAAAACCACTGAGTAATAATCTACGATATGGTTAATGTTATGTCTTCATCCTGACTGAGCACTTAATGGGATCATGGGATCATTACTAGCGATCGCTGCCTCTATAATCTATTCTccaattcatttcaaaatgctCACCATCAAACAATAATCACTTGGCTGCATTATTATCAGAGTGTTGTTCAGGCTCGAGACAAAATATGTTACTTAATAGCAGTAAAAATCAATACTGATTCGTATCTAGCTGCATGTGCACATGAAATCTGATTGGAACATGTGGTTTATTCTGCGACTGCTGTTTTAAGTCGATAAAGCACAGCCTGCAGAGGCTAAAATGTAATCAATAATTTACTTGCGTGGCTCTGACCTTATTGATTTTTTCTTTCGAAGCTGCCATCCAGTAGATTGACCTCTCATGGACTGCAAACTAAGCAGTGCAGTGACAAAATGTTTAACTCCTGTAAACTGGCTTTCTAAAAAGGACCAGAGTTGGAGTTACTGAGGTAACTGAAAAAGACAATATATCCTGATTCTTCCAAGTGTTGCTTTTCGGAGAACAACAATTCTTTGAGAAGTTCAAACTGTTGTTATGTTTGTGTTTCGATATGGAATTTAAGACCCTAAGATATCAGTGCTTGAGTTAAAACAATTCTTTATCTGTCTTTGCAGTATGAGGATGGTGAAGAGGTGGTCCTATGGATGAACACAGTCGGTCCCTACCACAACAGGCAGGAGACATACTCCTATTTCTCCTTGCCATTCTGTGTTGGACAGAAACGAGAGATAGGGCATTATCACGAGACCCTGGGTGAAGCCTTGCAGGGAGTTGAGCTCGAGTTCAGTGGCCTCGACATTGACTTCAAAGGTATGCATTGTTCTTGATATTTGTCAGTTGTCAATTGTTGAAGATTGCTTGTATGGTTGTAAATTGAGTGAGGTTCATGAATCAGAATGGTTCAAGATCTTGTAAATGTGGTGCAGTTGTTTCTTTGTCAGTGTTAATCACAGTTTACTTGCAATCTACTATTCTATTAATTAGTAAATGGCAGTCAACAAGAAGTGCTACCAGCAGTCACTAAGTTACAACTTCTTGTCTTTTTCAGCTGATGTTGGCAAGACCCAGTACTGTGAGGTAACTCTCtcatcagaaaaataccaaGCATTTGTGTATGCCGTGAAAAATCACTATTGGTATCAAATGTACATTGATGATCTGCCAATATGGGGTAAGTAGAATTGTTGGCTTGGAAGCACTAGATATGATATTGCTTCATCATGTTAAAAAAGAGTGAAGTCTTATCACCTTTAAATTTGCGACTGTGATAGTCCTGTTGCTGAAGGCAAATTGCAAAATGTTACTGGTATGTTGCTACATGTTAAGCAATAAAACTGATTTGCCAAGACAGTGCACAGTGTATTGTTGGCATGCTATTTACACAGTCTACCTTTACCAAGTAGAGAAACAATCATGACTAAATCCACCTGTTTACAAATAGCTGTGGTTTGAGGTGTTGGTAATATAAAACAAAAATCAACTTCCTTTTCAAGGTATTGTTGGCGAGATTGATGAAGGTGGAGAAGGCTACTACGTGTGGACCCACAAAAAGTTCGATATTGGTCACAATGGAAAGCAGATAGTTGATGTGAACCTCACCAGTGAAGTCAAGGTCAAGTTGGCACCTGGTATTAAAATGCCATTCACTTACGAGGTAGGTTGTATATGCCAGATGAAAATCCGAAGTTTTACTTATTACTTTGACCAGTATGATATATGGCCAGGTGGGATGAATGGAATGTGCAGCTGTGCAAATTAATTGATATGATGTATATTGTAAGTTCATCTTGTTTACATCTAATGTGAAAGTATGTTTTGCAGGTGAAATGGCACAAGTCAAATGTGAAATACGATGATCGATTCGACAAGTACTTGGATCCAAATTTCTTCCAACATAGGGTGAGGGTACATTTTGTAACTATGAGTATTAGACTAGAGGGATCTGTCCAGTAACCCATTGCAGCCTTGGTCTGTGTGGGTGAGTGAACTCACTCCTGATCCTATGGGCTTTGTTTAACAGAGTATGCAGGCATGTCACCTTGAGACCTGAAGTCAACTGGCACATTGAACAATATTACTTGATGGAGACAAGTGGACTGACTGGGGATTGAACCCAAAAGCTCAAGGGTATTTCCAGCATCAGTCTTTGTGCTGTGCCACTCTGGTGGCCCCAGGCACAAATGTTGCATGTCTACATTTGTTAAAGAATCAATATATTGTGACCTTTGCCTTATTTTCAGATTCATTGGTTCTCTATTTTCAACTCATTCATGATGGTCATCTTCTTGGTCGGTCTTGTCAGTATGATCTTGATGAGGACGCTGAGGAAGGACTATGCTCGTTACAGCAAGGATGATGACCTTGATGATATGGTAGGTTGTTCTCCGCATAGGTATATCTACAATGCGTGGCATTTAGAAACAGTGCCAGTCTGATGTTTTCCAAATGGATGCATTGTGCCCTTTACATCTAAAATGTTAACAGCTGTTGGGTATCTATTGAAAAATGTCTCTGTCCTCATGTTTAAATGACAGCTATGCAATTACTCAAATGACTGATTATAGCAAAAACAGATGATGTTGTATGAAAATCATGCtcttctgaaatattttcaggAACGTGACCTAGGTGATGAGTATGGTTGGAAGCAAGTCCATGGAGATGTTTTCCGCCCAGCAACCCACCCCATGTTGTTCTCTGCTCTCATCGGATCAGGATACCAAATATTCGTGGTCTCATTCTGTGTGATATTCTTGGCCATTGTTGGAGAACTCTATACAGAGTAAGTATTGCTCGGGACTATTCCTCGGAGTGGGTCGATGATCTGTTACGATTTGTGACCTTGCTATCTGACTTTGGACAACAACGTATTTAGGCTTCTAAAACTCCTGAAGTTCTTTGAGGATTCTGTATATGCCTTGTCCTTTGTCATTATCCAGAGCTCAGATCTGCTTCTCAAAGCCCAAGTTTGTGTGTGCCAACAAATGATTTCTGGTGTTCAGTGGGTGAAGGGATAATCCCAGCTTCATCTTTGAGTTTCATCGATACAACCCTCAGTGCAGAAATTATGTATGATAATAAAGCCTATTGTTGTTTCCAGGCGTGGATCACTGCTTAGTACAGCCATCTTTGTGTATGCAGCCACATCACCGGTCAATGGTTACTTTGGAGGAAGTTTATATGCCAGGATGGGAGGTAAAGAATTTGACTCTTTTGCTTTGCTATAGCTCTTTCCAGTACCCTAGGTCTGTTTTCTAACAACTGTCTCTGCTGCTAGGGCCCCACAGGAGGAGCACTCTAGAAGAGGACAATGCGGCAACTCAGCTGTGTTTAAATTGGTGGGCCTTTGGCTGGGAGTTGGACATCTATTACCAGTACACCATCAGTATAGCTGGGAGAATCAAATTTCCTGCTCACAGTCTTATGAGTGGGACTACCTATCAATCTGTCTGAGAGATAGTATTAGTTTGAATATTCTAACATCCTAATTGT is drawn from Lineus longissimus chromosome 1, tnLinLong1.2, whole genome shotgun sequence and contains these coding sequences:
- the LOC135489905 gene encoding transmembrane 9 superfamily member 3-like, which codes for MKLTLLRFLCIASVVVFHANCDEHNHLYEDGEEVVLWMNTVGPYHNRQETYSYFSLPFCVGQKREIGHYHETLGEALQGVELEFSGLDIDFKADVGKTQYCEVTLSSEKYQAFVYAVKNHYWYQMYIDDLPIWGIVGEIDEGGEGYYVWTHKKFDIGHNGKQIVDVNLTSEVKVKLAPGIKMPFTYEVKWHKSNVKYDDRFDKYLDPNFFQHRIHWFSIFNSFMMVIFLVGLVSMILMRTLRKDYARYSKDDDLDDMERDLGDEYGWKQVHGDVFRPATHPMLFSALIGSGYQIFVVSFCVIFLAIVGELYTERGSLLSTAIFVYAATSPVNGYFGGSLYARMGGKVWIKQMLMSSFLVPALVCGTAFFINFIAIYYHASRAIPFGTMVAVTCICLFVILPLNLVGTVVGRNMAGQPNYPCRINAVPRPIPEKKWFMEPAVITFLGGILPFGSIFIEMYFIFTSFWAYKIYYVYGFMLLVLVILIIVTVCVTIVCTYFLLNAEDYRWQWTSFLAAGSTAGYVYLYSFYYFFFKTKMYGFFQTTFYFGYMALFSGALGIMCGTVGYMGTNFFVRKIYSTVKID